In the Paenibacillus sp. FSL H7-0357 genome, one interval contains:
- a CDS encoding helix-turn-helix domain-containing protein: protein MDKGILKLVGTRIRALRKERGLSQEALGEKGGFHFSYIGQIERGEKNVSLLNLNKIAESLEVNLIQLFAYLDEDFIVTSAESDIQDIVALLRDANDEKIRLAKNVLKELL, encoded by the coding sequence ATGGATAAGGGGATTTTAAAGCTCGTAGGAACCCGTATTCGTGCTCTTCGGAAAGAGCGGGGCTTGTCTCAGGAAGCCCTTGGTGAGAAAGGCGGATTTCATTTTTCATACATAGGGCAGATTGAACGTGGGGAGAAAAACGTATCTTTGCTGAATTTAAATAAGATTGCGGAATCCCTTGAAGTGAATTTAATACAGTTGTTTGCATATCTGGATGAAGATTTCATCGTTACATCAGCAGAGAGCGATATTCAAGACATTGTGGCTTTACTTCGTGATGCCAATGATGAGAAGATACGGCTGGCTAAAAATGTACTAAAAGAATTATTATGA